In a single window of the Tellurirhabdus bombi genome:
- the porK gene encoding T9SS ring complex lipoprotein PorK/GldK, which yields MSHNWFTSNAARGVMVATTILLLQGCGFIKSKFGGKGSGDDVGVTNGEVTATGRKGYKQTTPYGMVLVPSGSFMMGQADEDLAATQVNLNRRVTISSFYMDDTEITNHEYRQFVNALLADSVSVLGEEEIMSKYYPDTTVWKNDFTYHNGDPMLEYYYSHPAFDTYPVVGVSWQAAQYFCKWRTNLYNDFRSKEGQFHSPSYRLPSEAEWEWAARGGRASAKYPWGGPYVANGKGCYLANFKPQRGNFDADGYPYTAPANAYNANDYGLYNMAGNVAEWTQDAYAENASAIEWDMNPTNDNADEPRKVVRGGSWKDIAYYLETGTRYYENETTKRSYIGFRCVMDNLMGRTASSRAGRAGGARR from the coding sequence ATGAGTCACAATTGGTTTACCAGCAACGCAGCCCGAGGGGTGATGGTCGCGACAACAATACTGCTCTTGCAGGGTTGCGGGTTTATTAAATCAAAATTTGGAGGTAAAGGGTCTGGAGATGACGTCGGAGTAACCAATGGTGAGGTGACGGCGACGGGACGGAAAGGTTATAAACAAACAACACCATACGGAATGGTGCTGGTGCCCTCAGGATCATTTATGATGGGCCAGGCAGATGAAGATTTGGCGGCTACTCAGGTAAACTTAAACCGCCGGGTAACAATCAGTTCGTTCTACATGGATGATACTGAAATTACTAACCATGAATACCGTCAATTTGTCAATGCGCTGCTTGCAGATTCGGTTTCGGTATTGGGCGAGGAAGAAATCATGTCAAAGTATTATCCAGATACAACCGTCTGGAAAAATGACTTTACCTACCACAATGGTGATCCAATGCTAGAGTATTATTACTCACACCCGGCATTTGATACGTATCCAGTGGTTGGGGTAAGTTGGCAGGCTGCGCAATACTTCTGTAAATGGCGGACTAATCTGTATAATGATTTCCGTTCGAAAGAAGGTCAATTCCATTCCCCAAGCTATCGGTTACCATCGGAAGCGGAATGGGAGTGGGCAGCACGCGGTGGCCGGGCTTCGGCTAAATATCCTTGGGGTGGTCCGTATGTTGCCAATGGAAAAGGATGTTACCTGGCAAATTTCAAACCACAACGTGGAAATTTCGATGCAGATGGCTATCCATACACGGCACCAGCTAACGCTTACAACGCCAACGATTATGGGCTTTACAACATGGCGGGTAATGTGGCTGAGTGGACGCAGGATGCTTACGCAGAAAATGCTTCGGCCATTGAGTGGGATATGAACCCAACAAATGATAATGCAGACGAGCCTCGTAAAGTAGTTCGTGGTGGTTCTTGGAAGGACATCGCTTACTATCTGGAAACTGGAACTCGCTATTACGAAAATGAAACGACTAAGCGTTCTTACATTGGTTTCCGTTGCGTAATGGATAACCTGATGGGACGGACCGCTTCATCCCGCGCAGGACGTGCCGGTGGTGCTCGTCGTTAA
- a CDS encoding PorP/SprF family type IX secretion system membrane protein: protein MVRKIYSLFLLIACSGLHTALHAQSDPQFSMYMLNPVYYNPAAVGSEGVGRFQLVHRTQWAGYQGTFDDGGAPSTQLFSFNMPLAKYRSGIGVFAMNDRLGPEANQAVMAAYALRLPVSKGTLALGVQGGIYNKSIDYNRLRPGEPGDPLLGAGRLNQTRPDVSVGAQFSAGNYYIGASMQHISQPAFRLANEVIVNPLARTIYVTGGYRYAWNELIDFMPSAIYKINTSPDPSIQASSFEVNMMAMYDKRHWVGLGYRQQDAIMATLGVSLLRNNALRFGYSFDFITGGRGAKSPTSHELLLSYSLPEPQTGRKPIIRTPRFRY, encoded by the coding sequence ATGGTTCGTAAAATATACTCGCTTTTCTTGCTGATTGCCTGCAGTGGTTTACACACAGCTCTACATGCCCAGTCAGACCCCCAATTCAGTATGTATATGCTTAACCCGGTTTATTACAATCCGGCAGCAGTTGGATCAGAGGGTGTTGGACGCTTCCAGTTAGTCCATCGAACGCAGTGGGCAGGCTACCAGGGAACATTTGACGACGGTGGTGCACCCAGTACACAGTTGTTTTCTTTTAATATGCCGCTGGCGAAATACCGAAGTGGCATAGGGGTGTTTGCCATGAATGATCGGCTTGGACCCGAAGCAAACCAGGCTGTCATGGCCGCCTATGCATTGCGTTTACCCGTCAGCAAGGGAACGCTGGCTTTAGGTGTCCAGGGTGGAATCTATAATAAATCAATCGACTACAACCGCCTGCGTCCCGGCGAACCGGGTGACCCTTTGCTAGGCGCCGGGCGACTGAACCAAACGCGGCCGGACGTGTCGGTAGGGGCGCAGTTTAGCGCGGGAAATTATTACATTGGGGCTAGTATGCAGCACATTAGTCAGCCTGCTTTCCGCCTGGCCAACGAAGTTATTGTCAATCCACTGGCCCGCACTATATATGTTACCGGTGGCTACCGATACGCCTGGAATGAGCTAATCGATTTTATGCCTTCGGCGATTTACAAAATAAATACCAGTCCAGATCCGAGCATACAGGCTTCTTCCTTTGAAGTAAATATGATGGCCATGTATGACAAACGCCACTGGGTTGGACTAGGCTACCGGCAGCAGGATGCCATTATGGCTACCTTAGGGGTTAGTCTGCTACGCAATAATGCGCTGCGTTTTGGCTATTCCTTTGATTTTATTACGGGAGGACGGGGCGCCAAGAGCCCAACTTCACACGAATTATTGTTATCCTATTCATTGCCTGAGCCGCAAACAGGGCGTAAACCAATTATTCGAACACCTCGATTCCGTTATTGA
- a CDS encoding uroporphyrinogen-III synthase, which produces MSEITTKNDQERLTKVESILVTQSRPADEKSPYFEIASRYNIKIDFRPFIQIQGVSFKEFRKQRINILDHTAIIFTSRNAIDHFFRICQEAKIEMPADMKYFCVTEQTANYLQKYIVIRKRKIFTGNKTAADLFDLIRKHKAEKFLFPCSNIRGTDIPEFMDTSGLHLSEAIMYETVPTDFTDLPIESYDIIAFFSPSGVTALKHNFPEFQQKNTRMAAFGPTTAKSVNEAGFILDIEAPLPNAPSMAGALELYIKKANNL; this is translated from the coding sequence ATGAGTGAAATTACCACGAAGAACGATCAGGAAAGGTTAACGAAAGTTGAGAGTATATTAGTAACTCAATCCCGTCCAGCCGACGAAAAATCACCTTACTTTGAGATTGCCAGTCGCTATAACATCAAGATAGATTTTCGGCCATTCATCCAGATTCAGGGTGTCTCTTTCAAAGAGTTTCGCAAGCAGCGCATTAATATTCTTGACCATACGGCTATCATTTTTACGAGCCGTAATGCTATTGATCACTTCTTTCGCATTTGTCAGGAAGCCAAGATTGAGATGCCGGCCGACATGAAGTATTTTTGTGTTACTGAACAAACGGCCAACTACCTGCAAAAGTACATTGTGATTCGGAAGCGGAAGATCTTTACCGGAAACAAAACAGCAGCTGATTTATTCGACCTGATTCGTAAGCACAAGGCAGAGAAGTTTCTGTTTCCCTGCTCCAATATTCGGGGAACGGATATTCCAGAGTTTATGGATACCAGCGGCCTGCATTTATCCGAAGCCATCATGTACGAAACTGTTCCGACAGATTTCACGGATTTGCCCATCGAAAGTTACGACATCATTGCGTTCTTTAGCCCATCGGGTGTGACGGCTTTGAAACATAATTTTCCGGAATTTCAGCAAAAAAACACCCGGATGGCTGCCTTTGGACCCACAACGGCTAAGTCTGTAAACGAGGCTGGTTTTATTCTGGATATCGAAGCTCCGTTACCCAATGCACCGTCCATGGCCGGGGCACTAGAGCTTTATATTAAAAAAGCCAACAATCTGTAA
- a CDS encoding DUF4271 domain-containing protein, with amino-acid sequence MLLLAVQGMAQGVGPKQQFYPVKDFRNDWLVYDPVYKSYIPYIDEQHAAIPAVSLFLDLESNRRYQLLVSTRTDGYLFIDASLRLRLPANTWQVINIDSLYKAYRKHEIFLTLYGSPGVNDKMVFIGHQKSLSQKPVVLTDTGMSILPRRMSPYENFFTLALLFIVASHALLFNLFQRAFLRFFSIPDLLTLNSREESFLASKPLSRINLLFMLNLSFVTAFTYLLLENKNIDIFDSGDLLTEGQNLGQIIINFFELSGFAFLAFVGKYLLILSIGGLYKLEEMANLHFFKALQSSILFFTIAFGIATLAAVNFPANQPWSASWILIPYISFYLARLALLYVAIANHAAIKNLYLFSYLCIVELIPLIIGIRFAL; translated from the coding sequence ATGCTGCTCCTGGCCGTGCAAGGTATGGCGCAGGGAGTGGGACCCAAACAACAATTTTACCCTGTCAAGGACTTTCGTAACGACTGGCTGGTTTACGATCCGGTTTACAAGTCCTATATCCCCTATATTGACGAGCAGCATGCGGCCATCCCGGCTGTAAGCCTGTTTCTTGATCTGGAAAGCAATCGCCGCTACCAGCTTCTGGTTTCTACCCGCACGGATGGGTATCTATTTATTGACGCATCCTTACGCCTACGCTTACCCGCAAACACCTGGCAGGTTATCAATATTGATAGTTTGTACAAAGCCTACCGGAAACACGAAATTTTTCTGACTCTTTACGGCAGTCCCGGTGTCAATGACAAAATGGTTTTTATCGGCCATCAGAAATCGCTGTCTCAGAAACCTGTTGTACTGACAGACACGGGCATGAGTATTTTGCCTCGTCGGATGTCGCCTTATGAGAATTTCTTTACCTTGGCGTTATTGTTTATCGTTGCCAGTCATGCCCTTCTTTTTAATCTTTTTCAACGGGCGTTTCTGCGGTTCTTTAGCATTCCTGATTTGCTGACGTTAAATAGCCGGGAAGAGTCATTTTTAGCCAGTAAACCTCTAAGTCGAATCAATTTACTTTTCATGCTCAATCTGAGTTTTGTAACGGCTTTTACTTATTTATTACTGGAAAATAAAAATATCGACATTTTTGATTCTGGAGATCTGCTTACTGAAGGACAAAATCTCGGACAAATAATTATTAATTTCTTTGAATTAAGCGGTTTTGCGTTTCTCGCGTTTGTAGGAAAATACTTACTTATTTTGAGTATTGGTGGCTTATATAAGCTGGAAGAAATGGCCAATCTGCATTTTTTTAAAGCCTTACAGTCCTCAATTCTGTTTTTTACGATTGCTTTTGGCATAGCTACTCTGGCCGCCGTTAACTTCCCTGCTAATCAACCCTGGTCTGCTTCGTGGATCCTGATCCCGTACATTAGTTTTTATTTAGCGCGTTTGGCACTACTATACGTTGCAATCGCAAACCACGCGGCTATCAAAAATCTGTATTTATTTTCTTACCTTTGCATTGTTGAATTGATACCCTTAATTATAGGCATTCGGTTTGCTCTTTAA
- the sucD gene encoding succinate--CoA ligase subunit alpha has product MSVLVNKNSKVIVQGFTGSEGTFHAQQMIEYGTNVVGGVTPGKGGQTHLDRPVFNTVKEAVEQAGADVSIIFVPPAFAADAIMESADAGIKVIICITEGIPTKDMTVAKEYLKGRDVRLIGPNCPGVMTAEECKVGIMPGFIFKKGTIGIVSKSGTLTYEAVDQLSKVGLGQTTAIGIGGDPIIGTTTKEAVELLMNDPETEGIVMIGEIGGGMEAEAAHWIKESGNKKPVVGFIAGQTAPKGRRMGHAGAIIGGADDTAAAKMRIMAECGIHVVESPALIGETMLKALNKN; this is encoded by the coding sequence ATGAGCGTATTAGTCAATAAAAACTCGAAAGTAATCGTACAGGGCTTTACAGGTTCAGAAGGAACCTTCCACGCACAGCAAATGATCGAATACGGAACCAACGTAGTTGGTGGCGTAACGCCTGGTAAAGGCGGTCAGACGCATCTTGATCGGCCCGTTTTCAACACGGTCAAAGAAGCGGTTGAGCAGGCGGGGGCTGATGTATCGATTATTTTCGTACCACCGGCTTTCGCGGCAGATGCCATTATGGAGTCTGCTGATGCTGGAATCAAGGTAATCATCTGCATCACGGAGGGTATCCCGACGAAAGACATGACGGTTGCAAAAGAATACCTGAAAGGCAGAGACGTACGTCTGATCGGGCCTAACTGTCCGGGTGTAATGACTGCCGAAGAGTGTAAAGTAGGTATCATGCCGGGCTTTATTTTCAAAAAAGGAACCATCGGAATTGTTTCTAAATCAGGAACATTGACGTACGAAGCCGTTGACCAATTGTCTAAAGTTGGTCTGGGACAAACGACGGCAATCGGTATCGGTGGAGACCCGATTATTGGCACAACCACTAAAGAAGCGGTAGAACTTCTGATGAACGATCCCGAGACAGAAGGTATTGTTATGATCGGTGAAATCGGTGGTGGCATGGAAGCTGAAGCTGCGCACTGGATCAAAGAATCAGGCAACAAGAAACCGGTTGTTGGATTTATCGCTGGTCAAACGGCTCCGAAAGGTCGTCGTATGGGCCACGCTGGTGCCATCATCGGTGGTGCTGACGACACGGCTGCGGCGAAAATGCGCATCATGGCCGAATGTGGCATCCACGTTGTTGAATCACCGGCGCTAATCGGCGAAACCATGCTGAAAGCATTGAATAAGAATTGA
- a CDS encoding DUF6962 family protein: protein MNLSNMISGAILAAMGVYVFWHYFQKERWYNRLIWGFFLLTISMVAVVGVVRFGGLSDMIPLHESLQILSGSLGATCVAVGVWALIQRQTISVRTFWLTITVGLGLFVLLLKPQIRVFTPAVQALSMLVVILLACLGLIRRDPRSVWLIFAVMIMALATKVAPLIKINQTDFYHYTTALALICFGKATQ, encoded by the coding sequence ATGAATTTATCCAATATGATTTCTGGCGCCATCTTAGCGGCAATGGGCGTCTATGTTTTCTGGCATTACTTTCAAAAAGAGCGTTGGTATAATCGATTGATTTGGGGCTTTTTTTTGCTCACCATCTCAATGGTAGCGGTGGTAGGTGTGGTCCGGTTTGGTGGACTCTCAGACATGATTCCATTGCACGAGTCGCTACAGATTCTTTCCGGAAGCCTGGGTGCAACCTGCGTGGCCGTTGGTGTTTGGGCACTTATTCAGCGCCAAACAATTTCTGTCCGCACATTCTGGCTCACTATTACGGTCGGACTGGGTCTGTTTGTTCTCTTGCTCAAACCACAAATACGCGTTTTCACCCCCGCCGTCCAGGCTTTGTCCATGCTGGTTGTTATCCTGCTGGCCTGCCTGGGCCTGATCCGCCGTGACCCCCGTTCTGTCTGGCTTATTTTTGCCGTTATGATTATGGCCCTCGCCACCAAAGTGGCTCCCCTAATCAAAATAAACCAAACCGACTTTTATCATTATACAACTGCTTTGGCACTGATCTGCTTTGGGAAAGCCACCCAGTAA
- a CDS encoding DNA polymerase III subunit gamma/tau, with product MENFVVSARKYRPATFDTVVGQSHITTTLKNAIRTNHLAQAFLFCGPRGVGKTTCARILAKTINCQHLTPEAEACDTCESCVSFNNNASFNIHELDAASNNSVEDIRNLIDQVRYPPQSGKYKIYIIDEVHMLSSAAFNAFLKTLEEPPAYAIFILATTEKHKILPTILSRCQIFDFNRIQPRDIADHLANIARQETIGTEYEALELIAQKADGGLRDALSMFDLNVTFATDRTIRYREVLENLHILDYDYYFRLTDFLLEANVPQSLLVFDEILRKGFDGHQFLVGLCEHFRNLLVCKDAATIQLLQVTESVQQKYALQAARAPMSFLLSALSIGNQCDLAYKAAKSQRLHVEVCLIKLANIANVLDFDSLPEQSTILQPAEAVVKKKPESIELSPDSQPVSVPDQPVHLDLPKAAEPEPAIAPPLTSEPYNSYQTATNSPPPAASPPVVPPVPVRLTSSRLRSTISLDAKAQPAKTAEYGADSETAVLAPPAPVLNRPFNFEQLKKTWQAFSRMRDQQGGQMTEQIMLNREFQLADDGQTIHITLDNSLQADLLNDLRQDLMTYLRQELQNTQIQLVHKVAPQESRKMIYTAQDKFNYLAEKNPALLELRRTLGLDVDY from the coding sequence ATGGAGAATTTTGTTGTCTCGGCCCGGAAGTACCGCCCGGCTACGTTTGATACCGTTGTCGGGCAATCACATATTACGACTACGTTAAAGAATGCAATCCGCACGAATCACCTGGCGCAGGCCTTCCTGTTTTGTGGTCCACGCGGCGTAGGGAAAACAACTTGCGCCCGTATTCTGGCCAAAACCATTAATTGTCAGCATCTGACCCCTGAGGCAGAAGCCTGTGATACCTGCGAATCATGCGTTAGTTTTAACAACAATGCTTCGTTCAACATCCACGAACTGGATGCGGCATCGAATAATTCCGTGGAAGATATTCGGAATCTGATTGATCAGGTTCGCTACCCGCCCCAATCTGGAAAATACAAAATATACATCATTGACGAGGTGCATATGCTCTCCTCAGCGGCTTTCAACGCTTTTCTGAAAACGCTGGAAGAGCCGCCTGCCTATGCCATTTTTATTCTGGCAACCACGGAGAAGCATAAAATTCTGCCAACGATTTTATCACGTTGCCAGATTTTTGATTTCAACCGGATTCAGCCCCGCGATATTGCCGACCATCTGGCGAACATTGCCCGCCAGGAAACCATCGGTACCGAGTATGAAGCCCTGGAATTAATCGCTCAAAAAGCAGACGGCGGTTTGCGGGATGCGCTGTCAATGTTCGACCTGAATGTGACCTTCGCCACCGACCGGACCATTCGGTACCGCGAGGTTCTGGAAAATCTGCACATTCTGGACTACGATTATTATTTCCGCCTAACTGATTTTCTGCTGGAGGCTAACGTCCCCCAAAGCCTACTCGTTTTCGACGAAATCCTGCGGAAAGGCTTCGACGGCCATCAGTTTTTGGTAGGTCTTTGCGAGCATTTCCGAAATTTGCTGGTATGTAAGGACGCGGCAACTATTCAGCTCTTGCAGGTAACGGAAAGCGTTCAGCAAAAATATGCGCTGCAAGCGGCCCGCGCTCCGATGAGTTTTCTGTTGTCGGCCCTAAGTATTGGCAATCAATGCGATTTGGCTTATAAAGCAGCAAAAAGTCAACGCCTGCACGTGGAAGTCTGCCTGATTAAATTGGCTAATATCGCCAATGTGCTAGATTTTGATTCTTTACCAGAACAGTCAACGATCCTTCAGCCAGCCGAAGCGGTTGTAAAAAAAAAGCCTGAATCAATTGAATTAAGCCCTGACAGTCAGCCGGTATCCGTACCTGATCAGCCCGTTCATCTGGATTTGCCAAAAGCTGCTGAACCTGAGCCAGCTATTGCTCCGCCGCTGACCAGCGAACCGTACAATAGCTACCAGACAGCCACGAATAGCCCGCCTCCGGCTGCAAGTCCGCCCGTTGTGCCGCCCGTTCCGGTACGGCTGACGAGTTCCAGATTGCGCTCAACGATTAGTCTGGACGCCAAAGCGCAGCCCGCTAAAACGGCGGAATACGGTGCTGACTCGGAAACTGCGGTGCTGGCGCCCCCCGCTCCCGTGCTTAACCGGCCATTTAATTTTGAGCAACTCAAAAAAACCTGGCAGGCTTTTTCTCGGATGCGCGATCAGCAGGGCGGACAAATGACGGAGCAGATTATGCTCAACCGCGAATTTCAACTCGCTGACGATGGGCAAACAATTCACATTACGCTGGATAACTCCCTCCAGGCCGACCTCCTCAACGATCTGCGACAGGATTTGATGACGTATTTACGTCAGGAATTGCAGAATACGCAGATTCAGCTAGTCCATAAAGTAGCACCGCAGGAATCGCGCAAAATGATTTATACGGCTCAGGATAAATTTAACTACCTGGCCGAAAAAAATCCGGCGCTGCTGGAGTTAAGACGAACCTTGGGACTTGATGTAGATTATTAA
- a CDS encoding tetratricopeptide repeat protein, which yields MKKIFFFLLFLLSSQLVSAQITTDAAMQQTILKALDHMYNYQFDASENYQRQIRAKYPQHPVVPILRAMQLYWEYLPLRDNKAVTAQYVQLLNQGLALTEKRLKEDKNDPESVFFALTAHSYLAAKYNFDDETMKAVGEAKKAYTYLKQGFDLMERNPEFYFTTGLYNYYVERYPQDHSIVKPVMWFFQSGDMALGIRQMETAIRRGVFTRVETAFYLMHIYLEHENQPGRAAALVKNLADKYPNNPLFSMRSAEALLLAGRTAEALPYLERIQKMPQKVLDMPTKALEGLYYERTSEEEKALAAYQAAIKLPFYAEFTKEFQGHAYAGLARLAARSGDKAKAKSYYKKTLDIAEYKTTKREAKAFLKL from the coding sequence ATGAAAAAAATATTCTTCTTTCTTCTTTTTTTGTTGAGTTCTCAATTGGTTTCAGCGCAGATTACGACGGATGCGGCTATGCAGCAAACGATTCTGAAAGCGCTGGATCACATGTATAATTATCAGTTTGACGCATCGGAAAACTACCAGCGGCAAATTCGGGCTAAATATCCCCAGCATCCGGTTGTACCCATTTTAAGGGCCATGCAACTTTATTGGGAGTATCTGCCCTTGCGGGATAACAAGGCGGTTACGGCTCAGTATGTGCAATTGCTTAATCAGGGACTGGCTTTGACAGAGAAGCGCCTAAAGGAAGATAAGAACGATCCTGAAAGCGTATTTTTTGCCTTAACTGCCCATAGCTACCTGGCGGCGAAATACAACTTCGATGACGAAACAATGAAGGCGGTAGGGGAGGCCAAAAAGGCGTATACGTACCTGAAGCAAGGCTTCGACCTTATGGAGCGTAATCCGGAATTTTATTTCACGACGGGGCTTTATAATTATTACGTAGAGCGCTACCCGCAAGATCATTCCATTGTAAAGCCCGTAATGTGGTTTTTTCAGAGCGGGGATATGGCACTAGGCATCCGTCAGATGGAAACGGCAATCCGGCGTGGTGTTTTCACGCGGGTTGAAACGGCTTTTTATTTGATGCACATTTACCTGGAACACGAAAACCAGCCGGGCCGGGCCGCCGCCCTCGTGAAAAATTTAGCGGATAAATACCCGAATAACCCTTTGTTCTCCATGCGCTCCGCCGAAGCCTTACTGCTGGCTGGCCGTACGGCTGAGGCGCTGCCCTACCTGGAGCGCATTCAGAAAATGCCCCAAAAAGTGCTGGACATGCCCACAAAAGCGCTGGAAGGCTTGTATTATGAACGCACATCGGAAGAAGAAAAGGCATTAGCCGCTTACCAGGCAGCCATTAAATTGCCTTTCTACGCGGAGTTTACCAAAGAGTTCCAGGGCCATGCTTACGCCGGACTGGCTCGTCTGGCTGCTCGGTCCGGCGATAAGGCAAAGGCAAAAAGCTATTACAAAAAGACACTGGATATTGCAGAATATAAAACGACCAAACGGGAAGCTAAAGCCTTTTTAAAGCTTTAA
- a CDS encoding M16 family metallopeptidase yields MIRYEQFVLTNGLKVYVHEDSSTPMAAVNILYNVGSRDEDPNRTGFAHLFEHLMFGGSQHIPVYDEPLQKVGGENNAFTSPDITNYYITLPAANLETAFWLESDRMLSLSFDPQVLQVQQKVVIEEFKQRYLNQPYGDVWLRLRPLAYQHHPYQWATIGKDISHIEDATLDDVKQFFFKHYLPNNAVMVVAGNVTVEQVKQLCKKWFEPIEAGNPYVRDLIQEPIQTEARFLETSADVPLNVLYKVYHMPGRFDENYYKADLLADVLGRGKSSRLYQQLLKGNRLFSQVSAHNTGSLDPGLLVVSGSLNAGVSLEEADAAVDSILQELVAAPVPEEELLKVKNQAEATLAFSEVELLNRAMNLAYAANAGNADWVNQEADRIQAVTPDDVQQMAQQLLTKQNSSTMYYRAKA; encoded by the coding sequence ATGATTCGATACGAACAATTTGTACTTACCAACGGCCTGAAGGTGTATGTCCATGAAGACTCCTCCACCCCGATGGCTGCTGTCAATATTCTGTATAATGTTGGTTCTCGCGATGAGGACCCCAATCGCACCGGTTTTGCCCATTTGTTTGAGCACCTGATGTTTGGTGGCTCCCAGCATATTCCGGTCTACGACGAACCGCTTCAGAAAGTAGGCGGCGAAAACAATGCTTTTACCTCGCCCGACATTACCAATTACTACATTACACTTCCTGCGGCCAACCTTGAGACGGCTTTCTGGCTGGAATCGGACCGAATGCTCAGTTTGTCTTTTGATCCACAGGTTTTACAGGTCCAACAGAAAGTAGTGATTGAAGAGTTCAAGCAGCGGTACCTGAATCAACCGTACGGTGATGTTTGGTTGAGGTTACGCCCACTTGCCTACCAGCACCACCCCTACCAATGGGCAACCATCGGCAAAGACATTAGCCACATTGAGGATGCTACGCTGGATGATGTAAAACAATTTTTCTTTAAGCATTACCTGCCTAACAACGCGGTTATGGTCGTCGCCGGCAATGTTACGGTAGAGCAGGTTAAGCAATTGTGTAAGAAGTGGTTCGAGCCGATTGAAGCGGGTAATCCGTATGTGCGCGACCTGATTCAGGAGCCCATCCAGACCGAAGCTCGCTTCCTGGAAACGAGCGCCGATGTACCCCTAAACGTTCTTTATAAGGTCTACCACATGCCAGGTAGATTTGACGAAAATTATTACAAAGCGGATTTACTGGCTGATGTGCTGGGCAGAGGAAAGTCGTCGCGTCTGTATCAGCAATTATTAAAAGGTAACCGGCTTTTCTCCCAGGTTTCGGCTCACAACACAGGTTCGCTCGATCCGGGCCTATTGGTGGTCAGCGGTTCCTTAAACGCGGGCGTTTCGCTGGAGGAAGCTGACGCCGCCGTTGACAGCATTTTGCAGGAACTCGTTGCTGCACCCGTACCAGAAGAGGAATTGTTGAAAGTAAAAAATCAGGCAGAAGCAACGCTGGCCTTCTCAGAAGTGGAATTGCTCAATCGGGCGATGAACTTAGCGTACGCTGCCAACGCCGGCAATGCCGACTGGGTGAACCAGGAAGCGGATCGGATTCAGGCGGTTACCCCCGACGATGTGCAGCAGATGGCCCAGCAATTGCTGACCAAGCAAAACAGTTCGACCATGTATTACCGGGCAAAAGCATGA
- the ispF gene encoding 2-C-methyl-D-erythritol 2,4-cyclodiphosphate synthase has product MKIRVGQGYDVHKLVEGHPFWLGGIQIPHTHGAYGHSDADVVCHVLCDALLGAANMRNIGYHFSDKDPRWKGVDSKVLLAEVLRMIREAGYEISNVDVTVVLQEPKLNPHIPAMKTCLSGVMQIPEEDISIKATTSEHMGFVGRKEGIAAFCVALIYKTS; this is encoded by the coding sequence ATGAAAATTCGTGTAGGGCAAGGCTACGACGTTCATAAACTCGTAGAAGGGCATCCGTTTTGGCTCGGTGGCATTCAAATTCCGCATACGCACGGTGCTTACGGCCATTCTGACGCCGATGTGGTTTGCCATGTTTTGTGCGACGCGTTGCTGGGAGCCGCCAACATGCGGAACATCGGCTATCATTTTTCGGACAAAGATCCGCGCTGGAAAGGCGTCGATAGCAAAGTATTGCTAGCCGAAGTGCTGCGCATGATTCGTGAAGCTGGCTACGAGATTTCCAATGTCGATGTGACGGTTGTTTTGCAGGAACCGAAACTAAATCCGCACATTCCAGCCATGAAAACCTGCTTGTCGGGGGTTATGCAGATCCCGGAAGAAGATATTTCCATTAAAGCAACCACCTCGGAGCACATGGGCTTTGTGGGCCGTAAAGAAGGCATTGCGGCGTTCTGCGTAGCATTAATTTACAAAACTTCGTAA